A stretch of DNA from Dehalobacterium formicoaceticum:
CCTGGGGCGGCGTAGCAAAGGAAACGAAACCATTGACCCCGGCCCAATGGGAAGACAGCACCCAAAAGGAACTGAATACTGTGAGCTATACCTATCATCCCACGTATAAGTTTCCTGCATCCACAAGCTATTATCAAAAAGAGGGTGTATTATTAACGGAAAATACCGAATATACATCCTCCGGTGCGATTCAGTCCACAACTAATGCCAAGGGGGAAACCACCTATTTTGAATATGCGGACGGGGCCCATCCCGGGAACTGCAGCAAAACCTGGCGGGCGCTCCCGAATGGTCAGCAGGAGATTACAGAGTATCAGTATGATGCTAATTATGCTGCCTATCCCACCCGGATTATGCAAAAGTATACGGAAGACGGAGTACCTAAAACCAGTATCACCACTCGTCAATATGATTTTCTATGGGGCCATCTGATCAGTGAAGATGATGCCTTGGGTAATGAAACCACCTATCAATATGATACTCAGGGACGGTTGATGTCTGAATGGTCTCCCTGGGATCTGGAAGATAAGAGTGGTACTTATATCGCAATTCGGTATTTTACATATGACAAAGTGCTGTTGACGGACTATGGCTATAACGGCCGGGGGGCTTTTCGGGTACAGACGTCGACCATCCATTTTCGCAGTATCATCGACCGGCCGATTATCAATCGCACCTACGATTATTATGATGATTACGGCAATCTTCTGGTGAAAGAGGAATGGGAGCATGTGCAGGGTCTTACCCGTGCAACCCAATTCCACTATGGCGACTACGGCCGGTTGGTTTCATCAAAAGATCCCCTCCAACGAGAAACTGTCTACAGCATCGATGAATGGGATCGTTTGAAATCCGTCACCGATGTCCAGGGGAATAAACAATTCTATGAGTATGATATTGTACAGCAAAGTAAGGATACCTATTTCCAGCCGGCAGGGGGCAGCAGTGAAAACCACTACCGGGAGTGCTTCGATGAAAGAGGCCGGATCATTGAGCGCAGGGCCTATCCCGTAAGCGGCGGCTCTGGGGTACAGGAAAGCTATACCTATGACCTTTTGGATAATTTGATCCGTCTTACAGATGGGAGAGGAAACCAAACAGATTTTCACTATGACCCTTTGGGTAATGTAACCGGCGTCACCAACGCCTTAGGAGAAAACACGGATTACGCTTACAACCATCTGAATCAAATCAGTGAAATCAAGCAATATGAAAACAGCCAGAGCATCATTAACAGCAAAGCTTATGATGAGCGTGGAGCTTTGCTCTCACAAACCAGGCCCATGGGGGAAACTCGCACCTATGTTAATAACGCCGCCGGATTGCCTGTTTTGATGACGGATGCCACAGGCAAAAGCACCGCCTATTCTTATGACTATCTGAATCGGCCCAAAGAAAAGAGGGCCAATGATGACGGCATCACCATCACCTATCACCCCATGGGCCAGCCCGATCAATATGAGGTCTGGAAGGATACCGGGGGCAGCAAGGTGTACGGGGATACCCTGACCTATGAATATTTTGGCGACGGAGTCACCCGGGAAAGAAAGTTGGGTAATTACAGCACTGTTTTTCAATACGACCAGGTTTTAAACCGGACGTCCGTGCAGGATCCCTTTAACTTGACGGTTCAGTACAGCTATGACAGTCTGAACAATCCGGATCAGGTAACCGTGGAAGGGCAGGTCTTCGATTACGAATTCTACGGGGACGGGATGCTGAAATCGGTGCAGTATCCTGCGGTCGGAGGAAAGATTCCCCTCAGCACCTATACTTATGATAATATGAACCGCCTGACTTTCTTGGTGAATAAAGTGGGCACTCAGATTATCTCCCAATATAGCTACCGGTATGATGATAACAGCAATATTATTGAGCAGGTGGAAAACGGGAGCGTGACCCGTTATACTTATGATGTATTGAACCGACTGATTGAAACTACCTTGCCGGACGGGACAAAGAAAACTTATGGGTATGATACCCGGGGCAACCGTACCCAGATGAGGGGTACCGCAGAGGATGAACTGACCGGTATACCCAGTACCTTTACCTATAACAATTGGGATCAATTGGCCCAGTTTAGCAGCCAAGGGGAGGTAACCCAGTATCAATATGACGGGGAAGGTCTGCGCACCGCGAAGATCCAGGGCACGGATACCCTGCGCTATCATTTGGATGATCAGGGGAGAGTCCTGGCTGAATCCAACGGATCTGGTCAGTTAACAGCCCAAAACATCTGGGGCCACCGAATGCTGGCCCGCAAGATCAGCGGCAGCTACTATTATTATTTTTACAATGGCCATGGTGATGTGGTGCAGATCGTGAACAGCAGCGGTGCTGTAGTCAACCGCTACACCTATGACGAATGGGGGAATGTGCTTAGTCAGACGGAAGGGATTGATAATCCTATCCTCTATGCGGGAGAGTACTATGATGAGGAGAGTGGGCTGTACTATTTAAGGGCCAGGTATTACGATCCCTCTGTGGGCAGGTTTATTTCGGAGGACAGTAATGAGGGGCAGGTCACCAATCCGCTAAGTTTGAATCTGTATCAATATTGTTATAATAACCCGGTACTAGGATGTCGGAGGGACGGGGTTATTGGCATTCTAAGTTGGTCATTGGGGGTGTCAGCAATGTCAATACCCCCGTCTCCCGGACAACTATTATGGGTGCTTACGCCCGGATCCTCCCTTGCTCCCGGGAAGTAGTCTTAATTATAACGTATCATTATATATTCAATAAATTGATATACATGCAAATAAATACGCTTCAAAAACGGTTTTATTTTTTGCGTCACCGGAATTGGAGCAGGAGTTGTCTCAGCTGATCCGTCTACCAAAGAAAGTAATTTTTCCACTGAATAGTCACCAAAAACATTAAACCTTTTCAATTGAAAAGGATCGGTTTTAAGAGAATTAAAACCCTCCTTGGTGATAAAGCCAAGTTGGAAGCCACTGTCTTTAGTAAGGTATCTGACTGCTTTACTGTGGGCACCGTATGGATAAGCAATGGCTACAGCTTCAGTTCCGATATTTTTTTCGATCAGCTGCTTAGATTGAAGCAGATCCTCGCGAATCCGCTTTTCATATTGATCCAGGCTTTCCCTCTTATCTTCTAGAAACAAACGGTTGGTGAGAGCGGGTTTTTCCAGCCACTCTCCTGTTTCCTCATTTTGGACGAGAAAATTGTAATGACTTTCATGACTGTGGCTTTGAATATCAATGACACCGGAATCCGCCATTTCCTTGCCTTGGGCCCAGGTGAAGTGGGGAAGATTTCCTGGAGTTTTACCCATCTCGCCGGTTACAACAAAGATCGTTCCTTTCAGTCCCATCTCCCTAAGGATGGGATAAGCATAGGTGTAGTTGCTGAGGTAACCGTCATCAAAGGTAACGAGTAGGGGCTTGGGGGGCGGTATCTCATTTTTGTTGATGATGTCTGACAGCTCACTGGCAGTAAGAAAGGTATAGCCAGCCTCCTTTAATGCGGCCATTTGCTTTTTAAAATCAGCGGTCAGAAGGGTCACACTATTTCTGTTTTTTTCATCTAAATGATGATAGGTCAGAACGGTGATCTCTGTTTTTGACCCATTGTTTCTATATAACCCCACACTTGCGAAACAGATAATGCTGATCAGGATGAGGATCAATATAAGTTTTTTCATAAGCATTTTCTCCCAGCATGTAATCAATAAGTGGATGATCCCGGATCATTCCCTCATAGTAGACGTTTCATCAGGCCAATTTGTTTCATGAAATGACAAAATACGCAAAACATTTATTCAAGGATAACAACTATGCTCCCGAAAGTCAAAAGAAGGGAAAGAGGCAGAAATGCAAATGATAATTTTTTCAGATATAGAATCATGAAAAGTGATATAATATGCTAAAGCAGCTTTTTGGAGGAGGATCATTGACGGTGCTGACACTTAAAAATGAATTGGAACAAATGGTTTTCCACTTGGGGGGAGACCTTTTTGGAGTGGCATCTCTGGATGATGTTGCCCGTGAGATTGCCGGGGAATATGGAGATACGTACCAGGGATTGGAGCGGGCAATTTCTGTGGCGGTGTTTTTCCCCAAGGAGGTTTTAAATGAATTGGCGGAAGGCCCAACCCATACTTATTTATATTATTATGATGTGATCAATGCCCGATTAAATGATATAGCATTGAGAATCAGTAATTTACTGCAGAAGAAAGGCTTCCGTACCTTCCCCATACCCGCTTCCCAACGGGTGAATGAATCGAAACTCGCAGGAATCTTCAGTCATCGTTTGGCGGCAAGCCGGGCTGGTTTAGGCTGGATCGGGAAAAGCTGTTGCCTGGTCAATCCTCAGG
This window harbors:
- a CDS encoding RHS repeat-associated core domain-containing protein, which codes for MLLRSISLRNSRINYDFNETNPKHLGRRGFYEQSYLTSREEQYLVNNKWDGGGHNKRTYSYGGTYQGNPYYNETGYSETFYSNHDLPKNTGFQWICSVEQEDGLKTDYVFKGSSAMGLREDQRVTYHSGGEKETLYYEEYDGTYHNQPLRIKSVQENSGGTYPLYQGYTYNTWGGVAKETKPLTPAQWEDSTQKELNTVSYTYHPTYKFPASTSYYQKEGVLLTENTEYTSSGAIQSTTNAKGETTYFEYADGAHPGNCSKTWRALPNGQQEITEYQYDANYAAYPTRIMQKYTEDGVPKTSITTRQYDFLWGHLISEDDALGNETTYQYDTQGRLMSEWSPWDLEDKSGTYIAIRYFTYDKVLLTDYGYNGRGAFRVQTSTIHFRSIIDRPIINRTYDYYDDYGNLLVKEEWEHVQGLTRATQFHYGDYGRLVSSKDPLQRETVYSIDEWDRLKSVTDVQGNKQFYEYDIVQQSKDTYFQPAGGSSENHYRECFDERGRIIERRAYPVSGGSGVQESYTYDLLDNLIRLTDGRGNQTDFHYDPLGNVTGVTNALGENTDYAYNHLNQISEIKQYENSQSIINSKAYDERGALLSQTRPMGETRTYVNNAAGLPVLMTDATGKSTAYSYDYLNRPKEKRANDDGITITYHPMGQPDQYEVWKDTGGSKVYGDTLTYEYFGDGVTRERKLGNYSTVFQYDQVLNRTSVQDPFNLTVQYSYDSLNNPDQVTVEGQVFDYEFYGDGMLKSVQYPAVGGKIPLSTYTYDNMNRLTFLVNKVGTQIISQYSYRYDDNSNIIEQVENGSVTRYTYDVLNRLIETTLPDGTKKTYGYDTRGNRTQMRGTAEDELTGIPSTFTYNNWDQLAQFSSQGEVTQYQYDGEGLRTAKIQGTDTLRYHLDDQGRVLAESNGSGQLTAQNIWGHRMLARKISGSYYYYFYNGHGDVVQIVNSSGAVVNRYTYDEWGNVLSQTEGIDNPILYAGEYYDEESGLYYLRARYYDPSVGRFISEDSNEGQVTNPLSLNLYQYCYNNPVLGCRRDGVIGILSWSLGVSAMSIPPSPGQLLWVLTPGSSLAPGK
- a CDS encoding polysaccharide deacetylase family protein — translated: MKKLILILILISIICFASVGLYRNNGSKTEITVLTYHHLDEKNRNSVTLLTADFKKQMAALKEAGYTFLTASELSDIINKNEIPPPKPLLVTFDDGYLSNYTYAYPILREMGLKGTIFVVTGEMGKTPGNLPHFTWAQGKEMADSGVIDIQSHSHESHYNFLVQNEETGEWLEKPALTNRLFLEDKRESLDQYEKRIREDLLQSKQLIEKNIGTEAVAIAYPYGAHSKAVRYLTKDSGFQLGFITKEGFNSLKTDPFQLKRFNVFGDYSVEKLLSLVDGSAETTPAPIPVTQKIKPFLKRIYLHVYQFIEYIMIRYN
- a CDS encoding epoxyqueuosine reductase, which encodes MLTLKNELEQMVFHLGGDLFGVASLDDVAREIAGEYGDTYQGLERAISVAVFFPKEVLNELAEGPTHTYLYYYDVINARLNDIALRISNLLQKKGFRTFPIPASQRVNESKLAGIFSHRLAASRAGLGWIGKSCCLVNPQVGPRLRLVTILTNAPLESDQPLEEGCCGSCTACQDACPPQAIKGQEFHLGDPLSLRLDAQACHDYLANVRHSFGKRVCGRCLAACPWGK